The following is a genomic window from Candidatus Omnitrophota bacterium.
CTGAGTAAGGACACCATCTCTTCTGCCCTAGCGCTTAAAGAGCTGCTTTCGCCCATAATGCTTGAACCGGTGCTGAGCAAGGACGCGGACTTCTACAGCCTTTTTACAGGGGAAGAAAAGGATTTTAAGCCCTATTACGTCGCTCATACCAAAATCGAAACCCTTGCCCTCCTGGATGAGGAGAACAAGGGTTCGAATTGGTATCACTGGCGGAGAGTGGAGGATTCGAACCTCCGGTCGACTTACGTCGACAACGGTTTTCGAGACCGCCGCATTCGACCGCTCTGCCAACTCTCCGCGAACTCAATCTTGGTGGTAGTGAAGCGGATCCCGCGGGTATATCCCGCGGGATTCATGCTTATCTACCTCGTTTATATAAACTCACCAACTCCGCCTTCCCAAGCACATGCCCCGTCATCATCTTCTCAACGGTCAGACGGCTTGCGTTTTTGGGAAGGTTAAGTTTCAGGTCCAGCGCGTAAACTCTGAATATATACCTGTGCGTCCCGCTAGGCGGCGCAGGACTTACGTATTTATTCTTCCTTAAAGTATTAAGCCCCTCTGTTCCCGGAATACTGTTCTCTTCGATCTTTGAAACAACCGGGATGTCATATACGACCCAGTGGGTGAACGTCCCGGACGGCGCATCAGGATCGTCCATTATAAGCACGAGGCTCTGCGTCCCGGCGGGAATGCCTTCGATATCCAACTCAGGGTTCACGCCCTGCCCGTCAATGGTGAATTTTTTAGGCAGGTTGCCGTTGTTGGAAAATTCAGGAGATGTAAGGTTCATATTAACGCCTCCTTTGGGTTCGGCAGAGCAAATTCCAAAAGAAAATATAAAGAACAAAATTAACGATAAGCTAAAATATTTCCGAAACATGTTAGCCCTCTTATTCCTAAGGGAAATTTTATGGCGGAGAGGCCGAGATTCGAACTCGGGGTGGGCATAACACCCACAACAGTTTTCAAGACTGCCGCTTTCAACCGCTCAGCCACCTCTCCGCTCGCTCTATTTTAGTGGTAGCGAGCAGTATCCCGACGAATATGTCGTCGGGATACTCGCTTTGGCATATCCAAAAGTATCGCGAATTACACAACTATATCATATAGCTTACGCGCGCCTCAAGGAAAACATCTGCCTGAAGAGCCACAGGTACATATCCCTCCCGACCTCGTAAGCGTTTATCGCGTAATTTTTTAACGAGAAATCAAAGAACACGAAATTCAGTATGGCCGCCGCGATGCTTAAATTTATCAGGTATATCAGGACTATCGAAAAGAGGTAGCCGCTCTTGACCAGGTCCGGCTGTTTCGTCTTCAGGAACTCGACAGTCATGACGAAATGAAAAGTCAGCGTCAGTCCGACCGCGAAAAGGAAGACGCCGATAAAATCCCTTATATCCCAGATCTGCCTGGCGATGTACCAGATGAGGATCATCACCAGGGTATACGTCGGGAAGAAATAGGGCGCGAGGCTGATGAACAGGTTTGCCTTAGTCCCCTTCACCTCCCCGCCCTTCTTCGAGACCTTGAAGCTCTTGACCTTCCCGGCCGAGACGAACATCGCCAGCGCGTGAGTCAGCTCGTGCCCAAAGATATATACGACATTCGGTTTGAAGAGCACCGTGTGCATTATCAGGTAGACGACGATGCCGAGAAGGAAAAACCACTGGTTACTGTCGACCGAATAGATCTTTCCTATCTCGTGATACAGAGAATAAGAGGCGGAGATGACAAACGGTATGGCGAGTATCGAGACGATGAATTTTGTAATGCGGCCCATTATTTTTTCGGCGGGACTATTTTGTCTTTTCCGTCCATATAAGGCCGGAGGACCTCCGGGATAGTCACGCTGCCGTCCTTGTTCTGGTAATTCTCGAGTATGGCGATGACCGTGCGCGCCATGGCCACGCCCGAGCCGTTTAACGTATGGACATATTCGGACTTGCCCGTATCTTTGGAGCGGAATTTTATGTTGGCGCGCCTCGCCTGGAAATCCTCGAAATTAGAGCAGCTCGAGACCTCAAGCCAGGCGTTGACGCCGGGGGCGAATGCCTCAAAATCATAGCATTTCGCGGCCGAGAAGCTTAAATCGCCGGTAGATAACGCGACGATCCTGTATTGCAGGTCGAGTTTCTGGAGGACCTTCTCGGCGTTCCCGACGAGTTTCTCGAGCTCGTCATAGGACGTGCCGGGTTTCACGAATTTGACCAACTCGACCTTGTCGAATTGGTGGACGCGCATCAGCCCCTTTGTGTCCTTTCCGTAAGAGCCGGCCTCGCGCCTGAAACACGCCGTATAGGCCGTGTAATAGACCGGAAGGGCTTCCTCGTCGAGTATCTCGTTCATATGGAGGTTCGTAAGCGGCACCTCCGCGGTCGGGACAAGGAACAGGTCCTCGTCTTTCAGCCGGTACATATCTTCCTCAAATTTAGGCAGCTGGCCCGTCCCTGTCATCGCGGCGCGGTTGACCAAGAACGGCGGGAAGATCTCCCTGTACCCGTGCTCCTTCGTGTGAAGGTCCAGCATAAAGTTTATCAAAGAACGCTCAAGTTTCGCCCCGTCGCCCTTAAAGAGCGGGAAATTGCTCCCGGTTATCTTCGCGGCGCGCGGGAAGTCCAATATATCGAGATATTCGCCCAGCTCGATATGCGTGAGCGGCTTGAAATCGAGTTTCCTCTCCTTGCCCCACGTCTTCACTATCTTATTTGCGGAGGCATCTTTGCCGACAGGCACGGACTCGTGCGGGATATTCGGGATATTATACAGCGCGGCCTGGATATCCTTATCTATAGCCCTTATTTCCTCGTCGATAGATTTTTCTTTTTCCGAGATCGCCTTCATCCCGGAGATCTTCGCCTTGGCATCCTGTTTCTCGCGAAGAAGTTTCGCTATCTCGTCCGAGGCGATATTCTTATTGCGCTTTATCTCCTCCGTTTCCTTGAGGAGTTCGCGGCGTTTCCCGTCAAGCGCGAGCAGGCCGTCGATATCCGCGGGCTTGCCGCGTTCTTCGCAGGCCTTCTTCACCTTATCGGGATTATCTCTTATGAATTTTAAGTCTAGCATGTCGGGTTCGCCGTAAAAAAATTGGTGAGCCGCCTGAGACTTGAACTCAGCACCCACGGCTTAAAAGGCCGTTGCTCTACCGGATGAGCTAGCGGCTCACTTGCTAAATCTCTGTTATCTCTTTTTCTTTGGCTGCCAAGAGTTCTTCGACTTTGGCGATATACCTGTCGGTCAGCTTCTGGATAGCGTCCTGGCCGGTGAACTTCTCGTCTTCCGTGATGATCTTCTCTTTTTCGATCTTCTTCAAATGCTCTATCGCCGCGTGGCGGACGTTCCTTACGGATATCCTGCCGTCCTCGGCCATCTTCTTTACCACCTTGGCCAGCTCGATGCGGCGCTCTTTCGAGAGGTCCGGTATCTGCAGACGGATGAGTTTCCCGTCATTCACCGGCGTTATCCCGAGATCGGATTTTAATATGGCCTTCTCTATATCGCCGCAGACCGTCGCGTCCCACGGCTGGAT
Proteins encoded in this region:
- the serS gene encoding serine--tRNA ligase gives rise to the protein MLDLKFIRDNPDKVKKACEERGKPADIDGLLALDGKRRELLKETEEIKRNKNIASDEIAKLLREKQDAKAKISGMKAISEKEKSIDEEIRAIDKDIQAALYNIPNIPHESVPVGKDASANKIVKTWGKERKLDFKPLTHIELGEYLDILDFPRAAKITGSNFPLFKGDGAKLERSLINFMLDLHTKEHGYREIFPPFLVNRAAMTGTGQLPKFEEDMYRLKDEDLFLVPTAEVPLTNLHMNEILDEEALPVYYTAYTACFRREAGSYGKDTKGLMRVHQFDKVELVKFVKPGTSYDELEKLVGNAEKVLQKLDLQYRIVALSTGDLSFSAAKCYDFEAFAPGVNAWLEVSSCSNFEDFQARRANIKFRSKDTGKSEYVHTLNGSGVAMARTVIAILENYQNKDGSVTIPEVLRPYMDGKDKIVPPKK
- the frr gene encoding ribosome recycling factor encodes the protein MDFEGHTIKEILIDTETRMKKSGEVLSHEFSTVRTGRATPALVDGIRVDYFGTPTPLKSLAAISTPDAKLIVIQPWDATVCGDIEKAILKSDLGITPVNDGKLIRLQIPDLSKERRIELAKVVKKMAEDGRISVRNVRHAAIEHLKKIEKEKIITEDEKFTGQDAIQKLTDRYIAKVEELLAAKEKEITEI
- a CDS encoding YbhB/YbcL family Raf kinase inhibitor-like protein → MNLTSPEFSNNGNLPKKFTIDGQGVNPELDIEGIPAGTQSLVLIMDDPDAPSGTFTHWVVYDIPVVSKIEENSIPGTEGLNTLRKNKYVSPAPPSGTHRYIFRVYALDLKLNLPKNASRLTVEKMMTGHVLGKAELVSLYKRGR